TTTAGGGGGGGATTAGAGTCTGAAATTTTATTAGGCTTTGTCTTGCAAAAAGAAAGGGTTTTTTTGCACACGCATGCCTATTTAGAGCTAAACCACGAAGAAGAGGTGCGTTTTTTTGAATTGGTAGGAAAGCGATTGAATGACTGCCCCATAGAGTATTTATTAGAAAGCTGTGATTTTTACGGGCGTTCTTTTTTTGTGAATGAGCATGTTTTAATCCCACGGCCTGAAACGGAGATTTTGGTCCAAAAAGCCCTTGATATTATTTCTCAATACCATTTAAAAGAAATAGGCGAAATCGGCATAGGGAGCGGATGCGTGTCGGTGAGTTTGGCTTTAGAAAACCCTAAACTTTCCATTCATGCGAGCGATATTTCACCAAAAGCTTTAGAAGTGGCGTCCAAAAATATTGAACGCTTTAATTTAAAAGAGCGTGTTTGTTTAAAACAAACGCGCCTTTGGGATCGCATGCCAACGATAGAAATGCTTGTCTCTAACCCGCCTTATATCGCTAAAGGTTATCCTTTGGAAAAATCCGTCCTCAAAGAACCGCACGAAGCCCTTTTTGGGGGGGTTAAAGGCGATGAAATCTTAAAAGAAATCGTTTTTTTAGCCGCTGAGTTAAAAATCCCTTTTTTGGTTTGT
The Helicobacter pylori genome window above contains:
- a CDS encoding peptide chain release factor N(5)-glutamine methyltransferase; translated protein: MTLSQALNKAKKGLSQKGFRGGLESEILLGFVLQKERVFLHTHAYLELNHEEEVRFFELVGKRLNDCPIEYLLESCDFYGRSFFVNEHVLIPRPETEILVQKALDIISQYHLKEIGEIGIGSGCVSVSLALENPKLSIHASDISPKALEVASKNIERFNLKERVCLKQTRLWDRMPTIEMLVSNPPYIAKGYPLEKSVLKEPHEALFGGVKGDEILKEIVFLAAELKIPFLVCEMGYDQLKSLKECLEFCGYDAEFYKDLSGFDRGFIGVLKSF